Proteins from one Salinispora arenicola genomic window:
- a CDS encoding sensor histidine kinase, which produces MDTAAGTHWRRPGPTPTQQRRDLIVGLAVTVLAITSLTLTRGTGVFLLGPPPSFVEQLLWAVAVGLPLIWRRRFPVTATLVISVAFVAAQARSVPETRVTTGVLFAAIYTLGAWGQDRRLARRVRIGVIAAMFGWLGIWYSVNLGNLLADPPPDAFADAAGPIPPLVAALLSDALFNILFFGFAYFFGEIAWLAARREHELQAQAEELRRSQAEAREHAVVGERVRIARELHDVVAHHVSVMGVQAAACRRVLDRDPAKARTALTAVEESARTAVDELRRMLGVLRARNQEPDTVEPPAGISRVATVIERAREIGLRATLGVYGDPVPIPESISQAAYRIVQEAVTNTLKHAVAATTLDVRIRYLAHEVEVDVTDDGRSSGTTNADGVGLVGMRERVAAHGGTLEVGPRAAGGWRVRTRLPLPLTERPAA; this is translated from the coding sequence ATGGACACCGCGGCGGGGACGCACTGGCGGCGGCCCGGGCCGACCCCGACACAGCAACGGCGGGACCTCATCGTGGGGCTGGCCGTGACCGTGCTGGCCATCACGAGCCTCACCCTCACCCGCGGCACGGGCGTGTTCCTGCTCGGCCCGCCACCATCGTTCGTGGAACAGCTGCTGTGGGCCGTCGCGGTAGGCCTGCCGCTGATCTGGCGGCGACGGTTCCCCGTGACGGCGACGCTGGTCATCTCGGTCGCGTTCGTCGCGGCACAAGCCCGCTCCGTACCGGAGACGCGGGTCACCACCGGAGTACTGTTCGCGGCCATCTACACCCTCGGCGCCTGGGGACAGGACCGCCGCCTGGCCCGTCGGGTTCGGATCGGCGTGATCGCCGCCATGTTCGGGTGGCTCGGGATCTGGTACTCGGTCAATCTGGGCAACCTGCTGGCGGACCCGCCGCCCGACGCGTTCGCCGACGCCGCGGGACCGATACCCCCGCTGGTCGCCGCGCTGCTCAGCGACGCGCTCTTCAACATCCTGTTCTTCGGATTCGCCTACTTCTTCGGCGAGATCGCCTGGCTGGCCGCCCGACGCGAGCACGAACTCCAGGCGCAGGCCGAAGAACTACGCCGGTCGCAGGCCGAGGCCAGAGAGCACGCCGTGGTCGGCGAGCGGGTTCGGATCGCCCGGGAACTGCACGACGTCGTCGCCCACCACGTCTCGGTGATGGGCGTGCAGGCCGCCGCCTGCCGCCGGGTCCTCGACCGGGATCCGGCCAAGGCCCGCACCGCACTGACCGCGGTCGAAGAGTCGGCCCGCACGGCGGTGGACGAGCTACGCCGGATGCTCGGCGTCCTGCGTGCCCGCAACCAGGAACCGGACACCGTCGAACCGCCCGCCGGGATCAGCCGGGTCGCCACCGTGATCGAACGGGCGCGCGAGATCGGGCTACGAGCCACGCTGGGGGTGTACGGCGACCCGGTGCCGATCCCGGAATCGATCTCCCAGGCGGCGTACCGGATCGTGCAGGAAGCAGTGACGAACACGCTCAAACACGCCGTCGCGGCGACCACACTGGACGTGCGGATCCGCTACCTGGCGCACGAGGTGGAGGTGGACGTGACCGACGACGGGCGCAGCAGCGGCACGACGAACGCGGACGGGGTGGGCCTGGTCGGCATGCGAGAGCGGGTCGCCGCCCATGGCGGCACACTGGAGGTCGGCCCCCGCGCCGCCGGCGGCTGGCGGGTCCGGACCCGCCTCCCGCTACCGCTGACCGAGCGGCCGGCGGCGTGA
- a CDS encoding YebC/PmpR family DNA-binding transcriptional regulator: MSGHSKWATTKHKKAVIDAKRGKMFAKLIKNVEVAARTGGGDPAGNPTLYDAIQKAKKNSVPNDNIDRAVKRGSGLEAGGADYQTVMYEGYGPNGVALLIECLTDNRNRAATEVRTALTRNGGSFADAGSVSYLFSRKGVVIVAKAGTTEDDVMLAVLDAGAEEVNDLGESFEVLSEPGDLVAVRTALQDAGIEYESAESSLVPSVSVPLDEDGARKILKLIDVLEDSDDVQNVYANFDVSDEMLARLG; encoded by the coding sequence ATGTCCGGCCACTCAAAGTGGGCGACGACCAAGCACAAGAAGGCGGTCATCGACGCCAAGCGCGGCAAGATGTTCGCCAAGCTGATCAAGAACGTCGAGGTCGCGGCGCGCACCGGCGGCGGTGACCCGGCTGGTAACCCGACGCTCTACGACGCCATCCAGAAGGCCAAGAAGAACTCGGTCCCCAACGACAACATCGACCGTGCGGTCAAGCGTGGTTCTGGCCTGGAGGCCGGCGGAGCCGACTACCAGACGGTCATGTACGAGGGCTATGGGCCGAACGGTGTCGCGCTGTTGATCGAGTGCCTGACCGACAACCGTAACCGTGCCGCCACCGAGGTACGGACCGCGCTGACCCGTAACGGCGGCTCGTTCGCCGATGCCGGCTCGGTGTCGTACCTGTTCAGCCGCAAGGGTGTGGTGATCGTGGCCAAGGCCGGCACCACCGAGGACGATGTGATGCTGGCCGTCCTGGACGCGGGGGCGGAGGAGGTCAACGACCTGGGGGAGTCGTTCGAGGTGCTCTCCGAACCGGGTGATCTGGTAGCGGTGCGTACCGCGTTGCAGGACGCCGGCATCGAGTACGAGTCGGCCGAGTCCTCGCTGGTCCCGAGCGTCAGCGTCCCGCTGGACGAGGACGGCGCCCGGAAGATCCTCAAGCTCATCGACGTGTTGGAGGACAGCGACGACGTGCAGAACGTCTACGCGAACTTCGACGTCTCCGACGAGATGCTCGCGCGACTCGGCTGA
- the pdxT gene encoding pyridoxal 5'-phosphate synthase glutaminase subunit PdxT — protein sequence MTAPVIGVLALQGDVREHTAALAAAGADARPVRRPGELDLVDGLVIPGGESTTISRLADVFELREPIDKRIADGMPVYGSCAGMIMLASEVLDGRPDQRAFAGIEMTVRRNAFGRQVHSFEAPVSVAGIDGGPFHVLFIRAPWVERVGQGVEVLGTVTEGPAAGRIVAVRQGNLLATSFHPELTGDRRLHAYFADLVRAAV from the coding sequence ATGACGGCACCCGTCATCGGTGTGCTCGCCCTGCAGGGCGACGTCCGTGAGCACACGGCGGCCCTGGCGGCGGCCGGTGCGGATGCCCGCCCGGTCCGTCGTCCCGGCGAGCTGGACCTGGTCGACGGGCTGGTCATCCCGGGCGGCGAGTCCACCACGATCAGCAGGTTGGCCGACGTTTTCGAGCTGCGTGAGCCGATCGACAAGCGGATCGCCGACGGCATGCCCGTCTACGGTTCCTGCGCGGGCATGATCATGCTGGCCAGTGAGGTGCTGGACGGTCGACCCGACCAGCGTGCCTTCGCCGGCATCGAGATGACCGTCCGGCGCAATGCGTTCGGGCGTCAGGTCCACTCGTTCGAGGCGCCGGTGAGTGTGGCGGGCATCGACGGCGGACCGTTCCACGTGCTGTTCATCCGGGCGCCCTGGGTCGAGCGCGTCGGCCAGGGCGTCGAGGTGCTCGGCACGGTCACCGAGGGCCCGGCGGCGGGTCGGATCGTCGCGGTCCGCCAGGGAAACCTGCTGGCCACCTCGTTCCATCCCGAGTTGACCGGGGACCGGCGCCTGCACGCGTACTTCGCGGACCTGGTCCGCGCCGCAGTCTGA
- a CDS encoding ABC transporter ATP-binding protein codes for MLRLDGVDRSFGGRRVLQNVSFDAVAGRMTGFVGGNGAGKTTTMRIILGVLAADAGQVTWRGTPLTRRARRRFGYMPEERGLYPKMAVREQLIYLARLHGMTATAAGRSTDTLLERVGLADRGDDLLEKLSLGNQQRAQIVAALVSDPEVLVLDEPFSGLDPLAVDTVVDVLKERAAEGVPVLFSSHQLDVVERLCDDLVIISAGMIRAAGSRTQLRATHTAPRYELVVDNDAGWLRDHPGVTLVELEGARAVFELPRGADEQTVLRAALARGPVRGFRPVVPSLAEIFREVAL; via the coding sequence ATGCTCCGACTCGACGGCGTCGACCGCAGCTTCGGTGGCCGACGCGTGCTCCAGAATGTGTCCTTCGACGCGGTTGCCGGTCGGATGACCGGCTTCGTTGGCGGCAACGGCGCCGGCAAGACCACCACGATGCGCATCATCCTCGGCGTACTCGCCGCCGACGCCGGCCAGGTGACCTGGCGGGGGACGCCACTGACCCGCAGGGCCCGTCGACGCTTCGGGTACATGCCGGAGGAACGCGGCCTGTACCCCAAGATGGCCGTCCGTGAACAGCTGATCTACCTGGCCCGGTTGCACGGGATGACCGCGACGGCGGCGGGGCGCAGTACCGACACGTTGCTGGAGCGGGTCGGCCTCGCCGACCGCGGCGACGACCTGCTGGAGAAACTGTCGCTGGGCAACCAGCAACGCGCCCAGATCGTCGCCGCGCTGGTGTCCGACCCCGAGGTGCTGGTGCTCGACGAACCCTTCTCCGGCCTCGACCCACTGGCCGTGGACACGGTCGTCGACGTGCTGAAGGAACGGGCCGCCGAAGGGGTACCGGTGCTCTTCTCCAGCCACCAGTTGGACGTGGTGGAACGGCTCTGCGACGACCTGGTGATCATCAGTGCGGGGATGATCCGCGCCGCCGGCAGCCGTACACAGCTGCGGGCCACCCACACCGCACCCCGCTACGAACTGGTGGTGGACAACGACGCCGGCTGGCTCCGCGACCACCCGGGCGTGACCCTGGTCGAGCTCGAGGGCGCCCGCGCCGTGTTCGAACTGCCCCGGGGAGCGGATGAGCAAACCGTCCTCCGCGCCGCGCTCGCCCGCGGGCCCGTCCGCGGGTTCCGACCCGTCGTCCCGTCGCTGGCCGAGATCTTCCGGGAGGTCGCCCTGTGA
- the pdxS gene encoding pyridoxal 5'-phosphate synthase lyase subunit PdxS produces MPESQSPNSSTNAPVTGTTHVKRGMAEMLKGGVIMDVVTPEQARIAEDAGAVAVMALERVPADIRAQGGVSRMSDPDMIDGIMQAVSIPVMAKARIGHFVEAQILQSLGVDYVDESEVLTPADYANHVDKWAFTVPFVCGATNLGEALRRITEGAAMIRSKGEAGTGDVSNATTHMRGIRTEIRRLQSLPADELYVAAKELQAPYELVREIAETGKLPVVLFTAGGIATPADAAMMMQLGAEGVFVGSGIFKSGNPAERAAAIVKATTFHDDPEVLAKVSRGLGEAMVGINVDQIPQSDRLAERGR; encoded by the coding sequence GCTCAAGGGTGGTGTGATCATGGACGTGGTCACCCCGGAGCAGGCCAGGATCGCCGAGGACGCCGGTGCGGTCGCGGTGATGGCACTGGAGCGGGTTCCGGCGGACATCCGCGCCCAGGGCGGGGTGTCCCGGATGAGTGATCCCGACATGATCGACGGCATCATGCAGGCGGTCTCGATCCCGGTCATGGCCAAGGCCCGCATCGGTCACTTCGTGGAGGCGCAGATCCTCCAGTCGCTCGGCGTCGACTACGTCGACGAGTCCGAGGTCCTGACCCCGGCGGACTACGCGAACCACGTCGACAAGTGGGCCTTCACGGTGCCGTTCGTCTGCGGCGCCACCAATCTGGGCGAGGCGCTGCGGCGGATCACCGAGGGCGCGGCCATGATTCGCTCGAAGGGCGAGGCCGGCACCGGCGACGTTTCCAACGCCACCACCCACATGCGGGGGATCCGCACTGAGATCCGCCGGCTGCAGTCATTGCCGGCGGACGAGTTGTACGTGGCTGCCAAGGAGCTCCAGGCGCCGTACGAGCTGGTCCGGGAGATCGCCGAGACGGGCAAGCTGCCGGTGGTGCTGTTCACCGCCGGTGGTATCGCCACCCCGGCCGACGCCGCCATGATGATGCAGCTGGGCGCCGAGGGCGTCTTCGTCGGCTCCGGCATCTTCAAGTCCGGCAACCCGGCCGAACGGGCTGCCGCGATCGTCAAGGCGACCACGTTCCACGACGACCCGGAGGTGCTGGCCAAGGTCTCGCGGGGCCTCGGCGAGGCCATGGTCGGTATCAACGTCGACCAGATCCCGCAGTCGGACCGCCTGGCCGAGCGCGGCCGGTGA
- a CDS encoding response regulator translates to MTAEPATSRAIRVLLADDQHLVRTGFRVILEVEDDIHVVGEAADGERAVSMARALRPDVVLMDVEMPRVDGLEATRRIVADVDRPNGPAVLILTTFDRDDYLFAALRAGASGFLLKNGTPEALVAAIRVVARGDGLIAPELTRRVIAAFAGPGGEPTTTAVALPELTPREHEVLVLVASGANNAEIAAALRLGEATVKTHVSRVLAKLGLRDRVQAVVFAYEHGVVRPGG, encoded by the coding sequence GTGACCGCCGAGCCGGCGACCAGCCGGGCCATCCGGGTCCTGCTCGCCGACGACCAGCACCTCGTGCGTACCGGGTTCCGGGTCATCCTCGAGGTGGAAGACGACATCCACGTCGTCGGGGAGGCCGCGGACGGCGAGCGGGCGGTGAGCATGGCCCGGGCGCTACGCCCGGACGTGGTCCTGATGGATGTGGAGATGCCCCGGGTCGACGGGCTGGAGGCCACCCGACGGATCGTCGCGGACGTGGACCGACCGAACGGTCCGGCGGTGTTGATCCTCACCACCTTCGACCGGGATGACTATCTGTTCGCCGCGCTGCGCGCCGGAGCCAGCGGATTCCTGCTGAAAAACGGCACGCCGGAGGCGCTCGTGGCGGCGATCCGGGTGGTTGCCCGAGGCGATGGCCTCATCGCCCCCGAGCTCACCCGACGAGTGATCGCCGCCTTCGCCGGGCCGGGAGGCGAACCAACGACGACGGCCGTGGCCCTGCCGGAGCTCACGCCACGGGAGCACGAGGTACTGGTGCTGGTCGCCTCGGGTGCGAACAACGCCGAGATCGCGGCCGCCTTACGCCTCGGCGAGGCGACCGTGAAGACCCACGTCAGTCGGGTGCTGGCCAAACTCGGCCTGCGGGACCGAGTGCAGGCAGTGGTCTTCGCGTACGAACACGGGGTGGTGCGGCCGGGCGGATGA
- a CDS encoding ABC transporter permease, with the protein MNTLAATQLVAAREIRAKLRDRTFLLSTLIFLLIAAAATTLPSLLSGGPSTVAATPVVSAELRAAGLEVREVPDDAAAERAVRDGDTDAAVVAGPTVLAREKAPSDVVAALSVEPPVRLLNPAPAEPPGAFLVPFVFAFAFLLTSQTFGVQIAQSIIEEKQTRIVEILVAAVSVRALLAGKMIAGTVLALGQIALVALVAVVGLRLFGDSELLNLLAPAIGWFLPYFLLGFVLIAALWAAAGALVSRLEDIGTVAMPVQLVVMLPFFGVIFLSDNAFAMQVLSYVPFSAPTAMPLRLFTGDAAGWEPPLSLALLLVTALAVLAAGARVYEGSLLRTNGNTSLRTAWRERETVD; encoded by the coding sequence GTGAACACCCTCGCCGCCACCCAGTTGGTCGCGGCCCGTGAGATCCGGGCCAAGCTGCGCGACCGCACCTTTCTCCTCAGCACGCTGATCTTCCTGCTCATCGCCGCCGCCGCGACGACTCTGCCGTCGCTGCTGTCCGGCGGCCCATCCACGGTGGCCGCGACGCCGGTGGTCTCGGCCGAGCTGCGCGCCGCCGGACTCGAGGTCCGCGAGGTGCCCGACGACGCCGCCGCCGAACGGGCGGTTCGGGACGGCGACACCGACGCGGCGGTGGTCGCCGGGCCAACGGTCCTCGCGCGGGAGAAGGCTCCCTCCGACGTCGTGGCGGCACTCAGCGTCGAACCGCCGGTACGGTTGCTGAACCCCGCCCCGGCGGAACCACCGGGGGCCTTCCTGGTGCCGTTCGTCTTCGCGTTCGCCTTCCTCCTCACGTCCCAGACCTTCGGCGTCCAGATCGCGCAGAGCATCATCGAGGAGAAACAGACCCGGATCGTCGAGATCCTGGTGGCCGCCGTGTCGGTACGAGCCCTGCTCGCCGGCAAGATGATCGCCGGCACCGTGCTGGCCCTGGGCCAGATAGCGCTGGTGGCGCTCGTCGCGGTCGTGGGGCTGCGACTCTTCGGTGACAGCGAGCTGCTGAACCTGCTCGCGCCGGCGATCGGCTGGTTCCTGCCGTACTTCCTGCTCGGCTTCGTCCTGATCGCCGCGCTGTGGGCCGCGGCGGGAGCCCTGGTCAGCCGGCTGGAAGACATCGGCACGGTGGCCATGCCGGTCCAGTTGGTGGTGATGCTCCCATTCTTCGGGGTGATCTTCCTCAGCGACAACGCATTCGCCATGCAGGTGCTGTCCTACGTGCCGTTCTCGGCGCCCACCGCGATGCCGCTGCGGCTGTTCACCGGGGACGCCGCTGGCTGGGAACCTCCACTGTCACTGGCCCTGCTGCTGGTCACCGCGCTCGCCGTCCTGGCCGCCGGGGCCCGGGTGTACGAGGGGTCGCTGCTGCGGACCAACGGCAACACCTCGCTGCGGACGGCCTGGCGGGAACGAGAGACAGTGGACTGA